A region of Thermococcus piezophilus DNA encodes the following proteins:
- the cas6 gene encoding CRISPR-associated endoribonuclease Cas6 — MRIKVSFYFPDGGFSYPNKHAVQGFIYNMLKGTEYGENHDASRFKFFTFSDVFIDSLGRPTFLVSSPDEGFIRALHSSLKDRVRVYIGTQELIIDELKKFRLPLKKRFQTGSPVVLYRDSRKNEYFKLHSHRDLNFFLRRLKENAEKKYNAFYGDEFTLEGPIFDRMIPKLRKNGKLDVYVKVVKQGVLFPVIGSNWELLEKERIKSEERRFYRFIMETGLGEKNSLGFGFLNPIRG; from the coding sequence ATGCGCATTAAGGTCAGTTTTTATTTCCCTGATGGTGGGTTTAGTTATCCCAACAAGCACGCCGTTCAGGGGTTCATCTACAACATGCTGAAGGGCACGGAGTATGGGGAAAATCACGACGCATCGAGGTTCAAGTTCTTCACTTTCTCGGACGTTTTCATAGACTCCCTGGGAAGGCCGACCTTCTTAGTCTCCTCCCCGGACGAGGGATTCATCAGGGCACTCCACTCCAGCCTGAAGGACAGGGTCAGAGTGTACATAGGGACCCAGGAACTCATTATAGACGAGCTGAAGAAGTTCAGACTCCCCCTGAAAAAACGCTTTCAAACGGGCTCTCCGGTGGTATTATACCGGGACTCACGGAAAAACGAGTACTTCAAGCTCCACTCCCATAGAGACCTAAACTTTTTCCTGAGACGGCTGAAGGAGAACGCGGAGAAGAAATACAATGCGTTCTACGGGGACGAGTTTACACTAGAAGGGCCGATATTCGACAGGATGATACCCAAGCTGAGGAAAAACGGCAAGCTCGACGTTTACGTCAAGGTCGTCAAGCAGGGGGTTCTGTTCCCAGTCATCGGCTCCAACTGGGAGCTTCTCGAAAAGGAGCGCATAAAGTCCGAAGAGCGGAGGTTCTACAGGTTCATAATGGAGACCGGGCTGGGCGAGAAGAACAGCCTTGGATTCGGCTTT